A genomic segment from Hemitrygon akajei chromosome 27, sHemAka1.3, whole genome shotgun sequence encodes:
- the pfdn2 gene encoding prefoldin subunit 2 — protein sequence MESGVGSGGARTAGPVSGGRPRAPGSSSGSGPTPEQVLAGFNRLRQEQRNLVGKGAELEQEVVEHGLVIETLAEVDPSRKCYRMVGGVLVERTVREVLPALENNRQQLVKLIESLNAQIQSKGRELTEYREKYNIRLMNEEEKSARDSDSSSRTGGTGVLVS from the exons ATGGAGAGCGGAGTGGGATCTGGTGGTGCTCGTACCGCTGGGCCCGTGTCGGGAGGTCGGCCCCGAGCTCCGGGCTCAAGCTCCGGTTCCGGGCCTACTCCCGAGCAGGTGCTGGCCGGGTTCAATCGTCTGCGACAGGAACAACGCAACCTAGTCGGGAAGGGAGCGGAGCTGGAGCAGGAAGTGGTGGAGCACGG ACTCGTCATTGAAACCCTGGCAGAGGTGGATCCCAGCCGCAAGTGTTACCGTATGGTGGGAGGCGTGCTGGTGGAACGGACGGTGAGGGAGGTTCTCCCAGCCCTGGAGAACAACCGGCAGCAG CTGGTGAAGCTGATCGAATCGCTGAACGCCCAGATCCAGAGCAAGGGCCGAGAGCTGACAGAGTATCGGGAGAAGTACAACATCCGGCTGATGAACGAGGAGGAGAAGTCGGCTCGTGACAGTGACTCCAGCAGCCGGACTGGGGGCACCGGAGTCTTGGTTTCCTAG